One stretch of Urocitellus parryii isolate mUroPar1 chromosome 12, mUroPar1.hap1, whole genome shotgun sequence DNA includes these proteins:
- the Sdc1 gene encoding syndecan-1 produces the protein MRRAALWLWLWLCALALRMQPALPQIVATNVPPEDQDSSGDDSDNFSGSGAGALPDITLPRQSPSTWKDMWLLTTTPRAPEPTASDATAASTSVLPVGERPREGEAVILAEAQPDLTAHEEETAPEPRETTQLPTTQRASTARASTVQAPATSHPHRDMQPGHHETSAPTAPDQPDSHMPSVESGGASPTEGTAEDPLPAGEGSGEQDFIFEASEETTAVVPVQPDHRNQPPVDPETTEATGASQGLLDRKEVLGGVIAGGLVGLIFAVCLVGFMLYRMKKKDEGSYSLEEPKQANGGAYQKPTKQEEFYA, from the exons CAAATTGTGGCCACAAATGTGCCTCCTGAAGATCAAGACAGCTCTGGGGATGACTCCGACAACTTCTCTGGCTCAGGTGCAG GTGCTTTGCCGGATATCACCTTGCCCCGGCAGAGCCCGTCCACCTGGAAGGACATGTGGCTCCTGACCACCACGCCCAGGGCTCCAGAGCCCACTGCCAGCGACGCCACGGCTGCCTCCACCTCCGTCCTGCCGGTTGgagagaggcccagagagggagaggCCGTGATCCTCGCCGAAGCCCAGCCTGACCTCACTGCCCACGAGGAGGAGACCGCCCCAGAACCCAGGGAGACCACACAGCTCCCGACCACTCAGCGGGCCTCAACAGCCAGAGCCAGCACTGTCCAGGCACCTGCCACCTCTCATCCCCACAGGGACATGCAGCCTGGCCACCATGAAACTTCAGCTCCTACAGCGCCTGACCAGCCAGACTCTCATATGCCCAGTGTGGAGTCTGGAGGTGCTTCTCCCACTGAGGGGACTGCTGAGGATCCGCTTCCAGCAGGAGAGGGTTCTGGGGAGCAG GACTTCATCTTTGAAGCATCTGAGGAGACCACAGCTGTGGTACCGGTACAGCCCGACCACCGGAATCAGCCCCCCGTGGATCCAGAGACCACAGAGGCCACAGGGGCCTCACAGGGCCTCCTGGACAGGAAGGAAGTACTGGGAG GGGTCATTGCCGGAGGCCTGGTGGGGCTTATCTTTGCTGTGTGCCTGGTCGGTTTCATGCTGTACCGGATGAAGAAGAAGGATGAGGGCAGCTACTCTTTGGAGGAGCCGAAACAAGCCAACGGCGGCGCCTACCAAAAGCCTACCAAACAGGAGGAGTTCTACGCCTGA